Proteins encoded together in one Catellatospora citrea window:
- the prfB gene encoding peptide chain release factor 2: protein MTADYADQLKNLDATMRNIESVLDIARLRRDKERLEEAASAPDLWDDQAKAQEVTSQLAYATGEINRLTRLRGRIDDVAVLMELAEAEGDADSMAEVGTELTSLAKAVEELEVRTLLSGEYDSREALVAIRAGAGGVDAADFAEMLLRMYLRWAERHGYQTEVYDTSYAEEAGLKSATFAVKAPYAYGTLSVESGTHRLVRISPFDNQGRRQTSFAGVEVLPVVEQTDHIDIPENEMKVDVYRSSGPGGQSVNTTDSAVRITHLPTGIVVTCQNEKSQLQNKASALRVLQARLLERKRQEERAKMEGLKTDAAGSWGDQMRSYVLHPYQMVKDLRTEFETGNPSAVFDGEIDSFVEAGIRWRKQNELEAAA, encoded by the coding sequence GTGACTGCCGACTACGCCGATCAGCTCAAGAACCTTGACGCGACCATGCGCAACATCGAGTCCGTGCTCGACATCGCCCGGCTGCGCCGGGACAAGGAGCGGCTCGAGGAGGCGGCCTCGGCCCCGGACCTGTGGGACGACCAGGCCAAGGCGCAGGAGGTCACCTCTCAGCTGGCGTACGCGACCGGTGAGATCAACAGACTGACCAGGCTGCGCGGCCGGATCGACGACGTCGCGGTGCTGATGGAGCTGGCCGAGGCCGAAGGCGACGCGGACTCGATGGCGGAGGTGGGCACGGAGCTGACCTCGCTGGCCAAGGCGGTCGAGGAGCTGGAGGTGCGCACCCTGCTCTCCGGCGAGTACGACTCCCGTGAGGCGCTGGTCGCCATCCGGGCCGGCGCGGGCGGGGTGGACGCCGCCGACTTCGCCGAGATGCTGCTGCGCATGTACCTGCGCTGGGCCGAGCGCCACGGCTACCAGACCGAGGTCTACGACACCTCGTACGCCGAGGAGGCGGGGCTCAAGTCGGCCACGTTCGCGGTGAAGGCGCCGTACGCCTACGGAACGCTGTCGGTCGAGTCGGGCACCCACCGCCTGGTGCGCATCAGCCCGTTCGACAACCAGGGCCGCCGCCAGACCAGCTTCGCCGGGGTCGAGGTGCTGCCGGTGGTGGAGCAGACGGACCACATCGACATCCCCGAGAACGAGATGAAGGTCGACGTCTACCGCTCCAGCGGCCCCGGCGGCCAGAGCGTCAACACCACCGACTCGGCGGTGCGCATCACGCACCTCCCGACGGGCATCGTGGTGACCTGTCAGAACGAGAAGTCCCAGCTGCAGAACAAGGCGTCGGCGCTGCGCGTGCTGCAGGCCCGGCTGCTGGAGCGCAAGCGCCAGGAGGAGCGGGCCAAGATGGAGGGCCTGAAGACCGACGCGGCCGGCTCCTGGGGCGACCAGATGCGTTCGTACGTGCTGCACCCGTATCAGATGGTCAAGGATCTGCGCACCGAGTTCGAGACGGGCAACCCGTCGGCGGTCTTCGACGGCGAGATCGACAGCTTCGTCGAGGCGGGCATCCGCTGGCGCAAGCAGAACGAACTGGAAGCCGCCGCCTGA
- the smpB gene encoding SsrA-binding protein SmpB yields the protein MPREKGRKVIASNRKAYHDYTILETFEAGIALMGTEVKSLRAGRASLVDAFGQERDGEIYLHALHIPEYAMGTWTNHAPRRTRKLLLKQKEIIHLLTKTREGGLTMVPLSMYFKDGWAKVEIGLARGKKTYDKRQDIAKRDSDREISRELGRRAKGMR from the coding sequence ATGCCGCGGGAGAAGGGCCGCAAGGTCATCGCGTCGAACCGCAAGGCGTACCACGACTACACCATCCTCGAGACCTTCGAGGCGGGCATCGCCCTGATGGGCACCGAGGTGAAGTCGCTGCGGGCCGGGCGGGCGTCGCTGGTCGACGCGTTCGGCCAGGAGCGCGACGGGGAGATCTACCTGCACGCGCTGCACATCCCGGAGTACGCCATGGGCACGTGGACCAACCACGCGCCGCGGCGCACCCGCAAGCTGCTGCTCAAGCAGAAGGAGATCATCCATCTGCTCACCAAGACCCGTGAGGGCGGCCTGACCATGGTGCCGCTGTCCATGTACTTCAAGGACGGCTGGGCCAAGGTCGAGATCGGGCTGGCGCGCGGCAAGAAGACCTACGACAAGCGCCAGGACATCGCCAAGCGGGACTCCGACCGGGAGATCAGCCGCGAGCTGGGCCGCCGCGCCAAGGGCATGCGCTAG
- the ftsE gene encoding cell division ATP-binding protein FtsE — translation MIRLEHVTKTYPKASRPSLDDVSVSIEKGDFVFFIGPSGSGKSSIVKLMLHEIKPNKGKVFVNGKEISSMRGWKIPSFRRSIGCVFQDFRLLPNKTAYENVAFALEVIGKSKAVARRVVPEVLELVGLGGKEHRYPHELSGGEQQRVAVARAFVNRPLILLADEPTGNLDPDTSIEIMRLLDRINRTGTTVVMVTHDSNIVNQMRRRVIEIEGGRIVRDQARGVYG, via the coding sequence GTGATTCGACTTGAGCACGTGACCAAGACCTACCCGAAGGCGTCCCGGCCCTCACTGGACGACGTGTCGGTCTCGATCGAGAAGGGCGACTTCGTCTTCTTCATCGGTCCGTCCGGCTCCGGCAAATCAAGCATCGTCAAGCTCATGCTGCACGAGATCAAGCCCAACAAGGGCAAGGTCTTCGTGAACGGCAAGGAGATCAGCTCGATGCGCGGCTGGAAGATCCCCAGCTTCCGCCGCTCGATCGGCTGCGTCTTCCAGGACTTCCGCCTGCTGCCGAACAAGACGGCCTACGAGAACGTCGCGTTCGCGCTCGAGGTCATCGGCAAGTCGAAGGCGGTCGCCCGCCGCGTGGTGCCCGAGGTGCTGGAGCTGGTCGGCCTCGGCGGCAAGGAGCACCGCTACCCGCACGAGCTGTCCGGTGGTGAGCAGCAGCGCGTCGCCGTGGCGCGCGCGTTCGTGAACCGGCCGCTGATCCTGCTGGCCGACGAGCCCACGGGTAACCTCGACCCCGACACCTCCATCGAGATCATGCGCCTGCTGGACCGGATCAACCGGACCGGCACGACCGTCGTCATGGTCACCCACGACTCGAACATCGTCAACCAGATGCGCCGTCGCGTCATCGAGATCGAGGGCGGTCGGATCGTCCGCGACCAGGCCCGCGGTGTGTACGGCTGA
- the ftsX gene encoding permease-like cell division protein FtsX: MRAKYVLAEMLVGLWRNVTMTIAMIITMIVSLSMLGASLLMYMQVDEMKGHYYEQVEVSIYLEKAIEPAQLDDIKAKLDADPLVKQPYIHETKEMAYENFKEQFRDAPDLVNAIGADELPESFRVSLKDPQKFDQIEATYAGLPGVDTVVDQQKLLQKIFDILGSIQNLSLVVAGFMGLAALLLVANTIQVAAYSKRREVAVMKLVGASNWFIQAPFVLEAVFAALLGSILAWVMLVVGKIVLIDGKLAALTDLLLPVSWGNINVMLPILAGIGSVVSAVTAWVTLRFYIRV; this comes from the coding sequence ATGCGTGCGAAGTATGTCCTGGCCGAAATGCTGGTCGGGCTGTGGCGCAACGTCACGATGACCATCGCCATGATCATTACGATGATCGTGTCACTCTCCATGCTCGGCGCCAGCCTGCTGATGTACATGCAGGTCGACGAGATGAAGGGCCACTACTACGAGCAGGTCGAGGTCTCCATCTACCTGGAGAAGGCGATCGAGCCGGCGCAGCTGGACGACATCAAGGCCAAGCTCGACGCGGACCCTCTCGTGAAGCAGCCCTACATCCACGAGACCAAGGAGATGGCGTACGAGAACTTCAAGGAGCAGTTCCGTGACGCCCCCGACCTGGTCAACGCGATCGGTGCGGACGAACTGCCCGAGTCGTTCCGGGTCTCGCTGAAGGACCCGCAGAAGTTCGACCAGATCGAAGCCACCTATGCCGGCCTGCCGGGCGTGGACACGGTCGTGGACCAGCAGAAGCTGCTGCAGAAGATCTTCGACATCCTGGGCTCGATCCAGAACCTGTCGCTGGTCGTCGCCGGCTTCATGGGCCTCGCCGCGCTGCTGCTGGTCGCCAACACCATCCAGGTCGCCGCGTACAGCAAGCGGCGCGAGGTCGCGGTCATGAAGCTGGTCGGCGCGTCGAACTGGTTCATCCAGGCGCCGTTCGTGCTCGAGGCGGTCTTCGCCGCCCTGCTCGGCTCGATCCTGGCCTGGGTGATGCTGGTCGTCGGCAAGATCGTGCTGATCGACGGCAAGCTGGCCGCGCTGACAGACCTGCTGCTACCGGTGAGCTGGGGCAACATCAACGTGATGCTGCCGATCCTGGCGGGCATCGGCTCGGTGGTCAGCGCCGTCACCGCCTGGGTGACCCTGCGTTTCTACATCCGCGTCTAG
- a CDS encoding M23 family metallopeptidase, translated as MRWRFVQVVFALLTAVAVGLPASAAPDDLKDDKKRVDAELAKTGALLEALSAKARTAATELAEANAAMPAAQERIAKTRATVVVAETKAATAQRRADQATAAWAVTDQAYQATVRQVQDGRDRFARFAVATLHGSNLAEFNVLMAATRPQEFLDRGNYIDQIARIRREAIDGFVAARRAAKQITSESELKRREAADAARIARAALLAAEKARQEAEQARRDLDTLADRQKKAMEAAKAEKAEVQRHYQEVKEQSERIADELRVWEGQYGKLVPILRPGAKFLMPTKGWKSSDFGNRYDPYYGVWQLHAGVDIAAGGGQPIFAAAGGTVSSAGWLGGYGNYTCLTHGKSGGKVISTCYAHQSKILVKVGDKIRGGQLIGKVGTTGASTGYHLHFEVRQNGNPVQPLNWLPGCLC; from the coding sequence GTGCGCTGGCGATTCGTACAGGTGGTGTTCGCCCTGCTGACCGCTGTGGCGGTCGGCCTGCCGGCGTCTGCCGCCCCCGACGACCTCAAGGACGACAAGAAGCGCGTCGACGCCGAGCTGGCCAAGACCGGGGCGCTGCTTGAGGCGCTGTCCGCGAAGGCGCGCACCGCCGCGACCGAACTCGCCGAGGCCAACGCCGCCATGCCCGCCGCCCAGGAGCGGATCGCGAAGACCAGGGCCACCGTGGTGGTCGCCGAGACCAAGGCGGCGACCGCCCAGCGGCGCGCCGACCAGGCCACCGCCGCCTGGGCCGTCACCGACCAGGCATACCAGGCGACAGTCCGCCAGGTCCAGGACGGCCGGGACCGGTTCGCCCGGTTCGCCGTGGCCACCCTGCACGGGTCCAACCTCGCCGAGTTCAACGTGCTCATGGCCGCGACCCGGCCGCAGGAGTTCCTGGACCGCGGCAACTACATCGACCAGATCGCCCGCATCCGGCGCGAGGCGATCGACGGATTCGTCGCCGCCCGCCGGGCCGCGAAGCAGATCACCAGTGAGTCCGAGCTGAAGCGCCGGGAAGCCGCCGACGCGGCCCGGATCGCCCGTGCGGCCCTGCTCGCCGCCGAGAAGGCCCGCCAGGAAGCCGAGCAGGCCCGTCGCGATCTCGACACGCTCGCCGACCGCCAGAAGAAGGCGATGGAGGCGGCGAAAGCGGAGAAGGCCGAGGTCCAGCGGCACTACCAGGAGGTCAAGGAGCAGAGCGAGCGCATCGCCGACGAGCTGCGGGTCTGGGAGGGCCAGTACGGCAAGCTCGTGCCGATCCTGCGCCCCGGGGCGAAGTTCCTCATGCCGACCAAGGGCTGGAAGTCCAGCGACTTCGGCAACCGCTACGACCCGTACTACGGCGTCTGGCAGCTGCACGCCGGGGTCGACATCGCCGCGGGCGGCGGCCAGCCCATCTTCGCCGCGGCGGGCGGCACCGTCAGCAGCGCCGGCTGGCTCGGCGGGTACGGCAACTACACCTGCCTCACCCACGGCAAGTCCGGTGGCAAGGTGATCTCCACCTGTTACGCCCACCAGTCGAAGATCCTGGTGAAGGTCGGCGACAAGATCCGTGGCGGCCAGCTCATCGGCAAGGTCGGCACCACCGGCGCCTCGACCGGCTACCACCTGCACTTCGAGGTCCGCCAGAACGGCAACCCCGTCCAGCCCCTCAACTGGCTGCCCGGCTGCCTCTGCTGA
- a CDS encoding ROK family transcriptional regulator produces MARLAGSSKLLRAMNESATMALLIDRGTLTRGELRELTGLSKPTTSDVLRTLTEAGLAIVVGHTSGGPGPNAEVYAVNPAAATVLAISVRDVSETLHAPFEAALCDLSGAVLARAAYPSDPADGDPVGTVRAIAADLCARAGRDRVTHLQLGVPGSYDPGTGAIRHIDVTGWGRPGVVPALAAELDLTVEADNDVNLAAIAERHRGAAAGSGSFALLWLGAGLGCAIDLGASLLRGATGGAGEIGYVPLGLAAPGQPRDLQSLAGGPAVAALGAAHGFTGATPEEMVADAARADSPAAADFLAALADRIAVVLAVVAALVDPPLVVLAGEVAQAGGARLRDLVTEAFHRNTPLRTPVEVTALTDDAVLLGAMDSGLRSVRESLVDSLNARPIPGPVLRSA; encoded by the coding sequence GTGGCACGGCTCGCCGGTTCGTCCAAGCTGCTCCGGGCCATGAACGAGAGCGCGACCATGGCGCTGCTCATCGATCGGGGCACGCTCACCCGCGGCGAGCTGCGGGAGCTGACCGGCCTGTCCAAGCCGACCACCTCCGACGTGCTGCGCACGCTCACCGAGGCGGGGCTGGCGATCGTCGTGGGCCACACCAGCGGCGGGCCCGGCCCCAATGCGGAGGTGTACGCGGTCAACCCGGCCGCAGCGACGGTGCTGGCGATCTCGGTACGGGACGTGAGCGAGACGTTACACGCCCCGTTCGAGGCGGCACTGTGCGATCTCAGCGGAGCGGTGCTGGCCCGCGCGGCGTACCCCAGCGACCCGGCCGACGGCGACCCGGTCGGCACGGTGCGGGCGATCGCCGCCGACCTGTGCGCCCGGGCCGGCCGGGACCGCGTCACCCACCTGCAGCTGGGCGTGCCCGGCTCGTACGACCCCGGCACCGGCGCCATCCGGCACATCGACGTCACCGGCTGGGGCCGCCCCGGCGTGGTCCCCGCGCTGGCGGCCGAGCTGGACCTGACCGTCGAGGCCGACAACGACGTGAACCTGGCCGCGATCGCCGAACGCCATCGCGGCGCGGCCGCGGGCAGCGGCAGTTTCGCCCTGCTCTGGCTGGGCGCGGGCCTGGGCTGCGCCATCGACCTGGGCGCCTCGCTGCTGCGCGGCGCCACCGGCGGGGCCGGTGAGATCGGCTACGTGCCGCTCGGCCTGGCCGCCCCCGGGCAGCCCCGCGACCTGCAGAGCCTGGCCGGCGGCCCGGCCGTGGCGGCGCTCGGCGCGGCACACGGCTTCACCGGGGCCACCCCGGAGGAGATGGTCGCCGACGCCGCCCGCGCGGACTCCCCCGCGGCGGCCGACTTCCTCGCGGCACTGGCCGACCGGATCGCCGTCGTGCTGGCCGTGGTCGCCGCGCTGGTCGACCCGCCGCTGGTGGTGCTCGCCGGCGAGGTCGCCCAGGCCGGCGGCGCACGGCTGCGCGACCTGGTCACCGAGGCGTTCCACCGCAACACCCCGCTGCGCACGCCCGTCGAGGTGACCGCGCTGACCGACGACGCGGTGCTGCTCGGCGCCATGGACTCGGGCCTGCGCTCGGTGCGCGAATCCCTGGTCGACTCACTGAACGCCCGCCCGATCCCCGGTCCCGTGCTGCGCTCGGCCTGA